From a region of the Paraburkholderia caribensis genome:
- a CDS encoding organic hydroperoxide resistance protein codes for MARIDNVLYTGKTQTTGGREGAARSSDGRLDIQLSPPGSSGKGTNPEQLFAAGWSACFIGAMGLAARDLKVALPADTSVNAEVDLGTGEGGYFLQARLNVSLPGVSAEVARKIVDAAHQTCPYSKATRGNIDVEIALA; via the coding sequence ATGGCAAGAATCGACAACGTCCTGTACACGGGCAAGACGCAAACCACGGGCGGCCGCGAAGGCGCGGCGCGCAGCTCGGACGGCCGGCTGGATATCCAGCTTTCGCCGCCGGGATCGAGCGGCAAGGGCACCAACCCCGAGCAACTGTTCGCAGCGGGCTGGTCGGCGTGTTTCATCGGCGCAATGGGACTGGCAGCGCGCGATCTGAAAGTGGCGCTGCCCGCCGATACCAGCGTGAACGCCGAAGTCGATCTGGGCACGGGCGAGGGCGGTTACTTCCTGCAGGCGCGTCTGAACGTGAGCCTGCCGGGCGTAAGCGCTGAAGTCGCACGGAAGATCGTCGACGCGGCACATCAGACGTGCCCCTATTCGAAGGCGACGCGCGGCAATATCGACGTCGAAATCGCGCTGGCGTGA